The Theropithecus gelada isolate Dixy chromosome X, Tgel_1.0, whole genome shotgun sequence genome includes a window with the following:
- the TMSB15A gene encoding thymosin beta-15A: protein MSDKPDLSEVEKFDRSKLKKTNTEEKNTLPSKETIQQEKECVQTS, encoded by the exons ATGAGTGATAAGCCAGACTTGTCGGAAGTGGAGAAGTTTGACAGGTCAAAACTGAAGAAAACtaatactgaagaaaaaaatactcttcCCTCAAAGGAAA CTATCCAGCAGGAGAAAGAGTGTGTTCAAACATCGTAA